One genomic region from Pyrobaculum islandicum DSM 4184 encodes:
- a CDS encoding DUF973 family protein → METRGVELDALNMLKTGFLYILVATLLAIIGIFVGLASIFAVVGAVFEHPFHYVASAAGALAVFFILLLVSAAVSLYAIFGKIRPGMRLMSQIDRGFDICHTGTTLMLVGLIVVILGLITGLLVIGAGAAAAMPFSALSGVFVILGAVFIGGIVILIGEILAFIVGAFKLYGRYNNTLYIAAGILYIVDLALAFVGVGGILSLVGTILMYVALKETIEKISYKSATPS, encoded by the coding sequence ATGGAGACGAGGGGCGTGGAATTAGATGCCCTTAATATGCTTAAGACAGGGTTTTTGTACATTTTAGTCGCAACGCTTCTGGCTATTATAGGTATTTTCGTCGGCCTGGCTTCTATATTTGCTGTAGTTGGCGCAGTTTTCGAACATCCATTCCACTATGTAGCTTCTGCGGCGGGCGCTTTAGCTGTATTTTTCATACTGTTATTAGTAAGCGCCGCCGTGTCTCTATACGCCATTTTTGGCAAAATTAGGCCGGGCATGCGTCTAATGTCTCAGATAGATAGGGGTTTTGACATATGCCACACGGGGACTACGCTTATGCTTGTAGGTTTAATAGTTGTAATTCTCGGATTGATAACAGGTCTGTTGGTGATAGGCGCAGGAGCCGCGGCCGCCATGCCGTTCAGCGCCTTATCTGGCGTCTTCGTTATACTGGGCGCAGTTTTTATAGGTGGTATAGTCATTCTCATAGGCGAAATACTTGCCTTTATAGTAGGCGCCTTTAAGCTATATGGCAGATATAACAACACGCTATATATTGCAGCCGGCATCCTCTACATAGTGGACCTAGCCCTGGCTTTCGTTGGAGTAGGAGGCATACTGTCGCTAGTGGGGACTATACTGATGTATGTCGCATTAAAAGAGACGATAGAAAAAATCTCGTATAAATCTGCCACGCCGAGTTAG